The Flavobacterium sp. N2270 genome contains the following window.
CTGGAAGTTCTTCAATAAGTTTAGTTAAATCTAATTCAACTTGTTCTAAAATAATTTGATTCTCAACATTTAAACTAGTATCTGATAAAAGTGAGAAAATAGAATATTCATCAGTATCTCTCTGAAAACGCATTCTTTTAGATTTTCTAAAATGATCAATTACTAAATTATGTGCAATACGCATAACCCAAGGTAAAAACTTACCTTCTTCATTGTATGATTTTGCTTTAAGTGTTTTAATTACCTTAATAAAAGTATCTTGAAAGATATCTTCACATAAATCTTTATCATTAATTTTAGAATAAATGAATCCATAAATTTTAGATTGATGTCTTTCTATTAAAATTGATAATGATTGTTCATCACCTTCAATATAGTTTTTAACCAAAATACTGTCAGAAAGTTTGTGATTAGCCATAAGATTACCTTTTAATTTATTGGAATTGTAAATTTTATAAAAGTAATTTTTAAGTATAGGCTATCTTTTTAGATTGTTAATAAGGTCAAATTTAAAGCAAATAAAATATAAAAACCAAATATTCGTTAACATTTTTATTTAAAAAGTTAAAATTTACCAAAAAAAGAGAAAAAACAACTAATTATTAGCAAGTTAATGATAAAAATATTGATTTTTTGTTGATTACTACTTAAAATTTTAAACCCAATTGATTTCTTTCTAAGACTGTATTATATTGGCTTATGATTTTAATTTATGTAAATTTGCAAATCTTTACTTTTTGCCATGATAAAAACCGACTTTTCGAAGCTAGAACCAAAAAAAAACATCTTAATAAAAGGTGCTCAACTCCATAATTTAAAAAATATAGATGTTGCTATACCTAGAAACAAACTAGTTGTGGTAACTGGTCTTTCTGGTTCAGGAAAATCAAGTTTAGCATTTGATACTTTATATGCAGAAGGTCAAAGACGTTATGTAGAAAGTTTATCTTCTTATGCACGTCAATTTTTAGGCCGTTTAGACAAGCCTAAAGTAGAATACATTAAAGGAATTGCTCCTGCAATTGCTATTGAACAAAAAGTAAACACTACAAATGCACGTTCTACCGTAGGAACTTCAACTGAAATTTACGATTATTTTAAATTACTATTTGCTCGTATTGGTAAAACCTACTCTCCTATTTCGGGTCAAGAAGTAAAAAAAGATACCATTTCAGACGTAATTTCTAAAATTGAAACTTTAGAAGAAAACAGCAAATGGTTATTACTTTCACCAATTCATTTAGAGGAAGGAAGACCCTTAGAAGATAAATTAAAAGTATTATTACAACAAGGTTTTGCTCGTGTTTTAGTTAAAAACGAAATGGTTCGTTTAGACGAAATTGAAGCTGATAAATTAAATGTAAAAGACGTTTTATTAATTATTGATAGAATTGTAGTTAAAAAAGAAGAAGAGTTTTTCAACAGATTAGCCGATTCTGTACAAGTCGCTTTCTATGAAGGAAAAGGTGAATGTTATTTACAAGAATTAAATACTGAAAATAAGTTTTCTTTCAGTTCAAATTTTGATCTTGACGGAATGACTTTTTTAGAACCTAATATTCATTTATTCAGCTTTAACAATCCATATGGAGCTTGTCCAAAATGTGAAGGTTACGGAAGCGTTATTGGTATCGATGAAGAATTGGTTTTTCCAAATACAGCACTTTCTGTATACGAAAACGGAATT
Protein-coding sequences here:
- a CDS encoding RNA polymerase sigma factor — protein: MANHKLSDSILVKNYIEGDEQSLSILIERHQSKIYGFIYSKINDKDLCEDIFQDTFIKVIKTLKAKSYNEEGKFLPWVMRIAHNLVIDHFRKSKRMRFQRDTDEYSIFSLLSDTSLNVENQIILEQVELDLTKLIEELPEDQKEVLKMRIYQDLSFKEIAETTGVSINTALGRMRYAIMNLRKVIEKNQIILTNLTII